The bacterium genome contains the following window.
ATCCGATTACGATGTAGTCGAGTACTTTGTTTTTCGTCTTGGCCTGCTCGCCCAAATGCGATTGCGCGTATCTTTCCTGCGAAAGGTTGAGCGCCCACATTCCGAGCCCCAGCATATCCCAGAGAAGGAAAAAGCCCCGAACAAAAGGCGCTTCGATAAGCTTGCGGGGGAAGCTGGTCGTAACGGGGCGGTCGTGAACCTCGATCGTTCCGTCGCCGAGCCTCAAGGCGACTGCAGCGAGCTTTTTGCCGCGCATCATCACGCCCTCTATGACGGCCTGGCCGCCGTACGCGAAAGGCGCGGCCTCTGCAGCCCTGTCGGTACGCGCCACGTTGGATGAATTTGACACGGGATATACTACCTCAACGCCCGTACGAAAACGCGGCAGCCGGCTTGCCCCATATCGGCAAAATGGTTGGTGTACCTAGCCTTGCTTTTTTGCGCCGGCCATCGCAGCGCGGCGCTCGAATTTCTCTACACGGCCCGTCGTGTCCACGATGGTGCGCTTGCCCGTGAAGAACGGGTGGCAGGCGCTGCAAAGGTCTATTTTGAGTTCCTTGCGCGTGGAAAGCACCTTGTAGGTGGCCCCGCAGGCGCACCTCGCCTCGACTTCCGCAAGCTCTGGATGAAAGTTCTTCTTCATAGTTCCACCAAGCCGGCCAAACGGCCGGAAAAACGCAAATCCCGGCCTGGGCCGGAAGTTGGACGGGCATTATACCCAATCCGGGCTGGAATGCAAATCGGAAAAACGTATTACCGCAATTTCTCCCGGATTTGCCTATCTGACTATTCGTAGCGGATTCTCGGATCTATCCAGGCGTAGAGAACGTCCACCACCAGATTCACAAGCACGAATACTATGCTCATTACCAGAACCCCTCCCATCACGACCGGGAAGTCGCGCTGGTTTATGGCGTCCACCATCATCCGTCCCATTCCCGGCCAGGAAAAGACCGTCTCGGTAAGCACCGCGCCTGTAAGCAGGATGGCGAAGTTGTTGCCGATGACCGTGACTATCGGAATGAGCGCGTTTTTTAACGCATGTTTGATTACTACGACGCGTTGTGGAAGGCCTTTTGCGCGGGCGGTTCGGATGAATTCGAGATTCATCACTTCAAGCATCGAGCTTCGCACCATTCGGGCGATAATCGCCATCGGAATCGTAGCAAGCGTGATTGTAGGAAGAATCAAGTGACGGATGTTCTTGAGCCAAGGCGCGCCCTCGCTGAAATAACCGGAAACCGGGATAATCGTCGCAACCTGGCCTGCGGAAAGTGCGGCGTTGACATGATTCGCCAATATTTGCAGCATCAGGCCAAGCCAGAAGACGGGCAGCGAAATGCCTATCACAGCGACGAC
Protein-coding sequences here:
- the rpmE gene encoding 50S ribosomal protein L31; protein product: MKKNFHPELAEVEARCACGATYKVLSTRKELKIDLCSACHPFFTGKRTIVDTTGRVEKFERRAAMAGAKKQG
- a CDS encoding ABC transporter permease — its product is MALYVLRRVLQLVPVLFGISVITFSMIYLIPGDPVQLIMGQHQDPAIKASIRHELGLDKPVIVQYGTYVGRAIKGDLGRSYVKRRKVSELVSEKFEATLILTISAMVFAIVFGVFAGLVSAARPNSVWDYLMMVVAVIGISLPVFWLGLMLQILANHVNAALSAGQVATIIPVSGYFSEGAPWLKNIRHLILPTITLATIPMAIIARMVRSSMLEVMNLEFIRTARAKGLPQRVVVIKHALKNALIPIVTVIGNNFAILLTGAVLTETVFSWPGMGRMMVDAINQRDFPVVMGGVLVMSIVFVLVNLVVDVLYAWIDPRIRYE